From the genome of Pirellulaceae bacterium:
GTATCACGTTCCGAAACGCCGCCTTTTGGTTTGGATGGCTATTGTCCGGTAACGTTGTTGAAACGTGACGTTTGGAAGAAGGGTGATCCGCGATTTGGTGTCATCCATCGTGGCCGGACTTACTTGTTCACCTCCGAAGTTGCCAAGAAGGAATTTATGGCCACACCGGACGACTTCAGTCCGGTACTTGCTGGCATTGATCCGGTGTTGTTGGCTGACGGCGGTGAAGCGGTCGAGGGTCGCCGAGCCCATGGAATTGTTTATCGAAAACGCGTCTTCCTATTCACGACGGAAGAGAATCTGCAACGGTTTTGGCAAGAGCCGGAAAGCTATGCCGCTCCGATTCGCCAGGCGATGGAATCAGGCACCGTCAACCGTCTCTTCCGGTAGGTTGTCTCTGTTTCGGCATTGCGAGCAACCGCAGAGTTCACGTAGGCGGGGCCAAGTGTAGAGTCCCGTATCGTGGCCATCGGACCAGATGATTTTGAGTGCGTAATTGCCCACGAGCTTGGCGTCGTCAATGCGAATGGTCTCAGGGACGGAATCTGGATCGAGCAGCAACGCGCCTGTGATCTCATGCACACATTGGGCGCAGCGGCACTTTTCCCGTAAGTATTTGCAGGGATAACTCCATTCATGCCCGTCTGGCCATGAAATCATTAGACAGCCGGCCTCGCGCGAGGCTTGGAGCTTAGTAGGTGGTTTCATTTTTCGTGTGGTTGCCAGCCCATGGAACGCTTGACCGCTTCTTGCCAACGATGATAACGCGTCTCCCGTTCGTCACTCGCCATCTGAGGGGTGAATTCTTGGTCGAGTTGCCAGTGCTGCTCAACGACGTCTATCCCTTCCCAGTAGTCGATCGCGATCCCTGCGAGATAGGCCGCGCCCAGGGCTGTCGTTTCGGGAAGTGTGGGGCGCTGCACTGTCACACCCAGAATATCCGACTGGAATTGGAGCAAGCGATTGTTGACACTCGCTCCGCCATCCACTTTGAGCATATCCAGCTTGACACCCGCAGCCGTCTCCATGGCTTGTAGCACGTCACGCGATTGAAAAGCCATCGATTCCAGAGCGGCCAAACCTAAATGTCCTGCGGTGGTGCCTCGCGAGAGACCCACGATGGTGCCGCGGGCATAAGGATCCCAATAGGGTGCGCCCAAACCGACAAAAGCCGGGACCAAGTAAACGCCTTCGGTATCCGATACGTTGGCAACGAGCTGTTCAATCTCCTCGGATGACTTGATCAATCCCAAGCCGTCTCGAAGCCATTGCACGACTGCTCCGCCAATGAACACGGAACCCTCCAGGCAGTAAGTGACTTTTCCGTCAATTGACCAGCCGATGGTGGTGAGCAGGTTTGAGCCGGATTGGATAGGTTGATCTCCCGTGTTCATCAACAAAAAACAGCCGGTGCCATAAGTATTTTTTGCCAATCCGGGATGGAAGCAAGCTTGACCGAATAAGGCCGCCTGCTGATCTCCCGCACAACCGGTGATCGGGATCGACTTGCCAAAGACTGTGGCTTCCCCCAACTTACCGCTGGAAGGACCGACTTCCGGAAGCATCGCTCGGGGGATGCCAAGGATCTTTAATAGTTCATCATCCCAATCCAGTGTGTGGAGGTTGAACATCAGCGTTCGACTCGCGTTGCTCATGTCGGTAATATGGGTTTTGCCCTCGGTCAGTCGCCATATCAAGTAAGTATCGACCGTACCGAACAGGATTTCGCCACGAGCCGCCCGTTCTCGTAGGCCTTCGTGTTTGTCGAGCAGGTATTTGACTTTGGTACCAGAGAAATACGAGTCGAGCAGTAAGCCCGTTTTTTCACGAAAGGTGTCCTCGTAGCCTTCCCGGCGAAGCTGGTCGCAAATTCCGGCGCTGATGCGACTTTGCCAAACAATCGCATTGTCGACCGGCTCTCCGGTCTGGCGGTCCCAGAGAATCGTTGTTTCTCGCTGATTTGTGATCCCGATCGCGGCAATCGATTCCGCTGTTTGACCTGCTTTTTCGATTGCTTTTACCGCGACTTCGTATTGTGTCTCCCAGATATCTATTGGATTGTGTTCCACCATTCCAGGCGACGGGAGAATCTGTTTGAACTCGCGCTGCGCCACCCCGATGTTCTGTCCCTGATGGTCGAACACCATCGCGCGACTCGAAGTGGTCCCTTGATCAAAAGCCAATACATACTTAGTCATGAATCGCACCTAAGTGGGGTTTGAGTGGCAAAGGTACAGGAGGTTGCAGCGGCTGAAAGCATCGGCACCACAGTGTATACGATTCCATTCGGTCGGTGCATGAACCTAGAGTGCGTTTTTTAGAAGTGACAGGCCGAGTACCCAGCAAGAGTGTCCGATCGGCCTGTCAAGGCGCGTCTCAGTTGATAAGAATCGATGTGGGAAGATTTTGCAATCGCTCAGTGATCAAGCCGTTCACTGATGATACGTTCCAGTCGTTTGATCTGGATTTGGGCGAATTCAAGATCGGGGGAAATTTCGACCGCACACTGAAAGTAAAGTAACGCCAGTGTGGGATTGTCCAATTGGAGGTAACAATCGCCGATCGCCAACGCCGATGTGAAGTGAAAGGGATCACAATTGAGGGCTTGAGCGAAATCATCGATCGATTCGGATATGCTAGTCTCGGATCGTACTGCGATTCCACGTTGGTGCCAGGCTTCTGCAAAAGCTGGCTGTTCCGCAAGGATTTTATCGCACCCCTCGATTACCTCTTCGAATTCACCTGTCGTATTCTGTCTCGACAAGCATTGCAGCTTGTGGCAATGATGCGGAGGGCCAGAACGCGTCCAAAGCGAATGAATGCCGTCGGACGCGATCAGTCTCACCGCCCGGTCCGTATCTCGAAGACAAGGGCCGACAAATGGCAGAGAACTCTCACCGCCCAGAAATGTGACGGCGAGAACCGCGCTGCGACGGGTCGCCGGATTGTGACTTTGTGTTAAGCGGTGTAGCGTGGCCAGTGTGTAATGCTCGGCCGTCGCCGCAATAAAATCGGCTGTGCGCCCTTCACGCAGAAATCGGTAATAGAATCGGCACAGCAGCGCGGTAGACTGGGGATGCTCGGACACGTGGTGTGGCTCACTCAGGAAATGGTCTGATTGCCGGTGCAGTACGCAAGAATGTGAGTTTAAATCCTATGGGAAAACACAGCAACTCATTGGTTGCATCTTCGTCCAAAAACGCTCGTTGGTTTGTACCGATTATAGCGTTTACGAACTGTTTGCCCCGGATATGTCAAGTTGCCCGAACGCTAGCAGCGTTGGCCGGGTGGTTGTTGCTTAACCAATCGACTGCAGTGTGGGCTCAAACAAAGACTTCAGCGATCGCATTCGAAAAGCGTCTTGAGGCACCCGTTGAGGTAACTTGGGCGAATGCTCCGTTGCGTCGTTCGTTACTCCGATTGGCAGAGTCCCAGGCCATTACGATCTTCTTGGATCGGAGGCTCGATCCCAACCAGCCGTTGGATATTCGAATCCACGCTTCCTCTTTGAGATTGGGCCTCGAAGAATTGGCGAATCAATATGATTGGCAAGTGAGTGAGCTTGGCAAAGTGGTTTATCTGGGACCACGGCCTACCGCAGGAAAAATCTCGACTCTCGCTGAGATTAATCGCGGCCGTTTGAAGAAGCTTAAGCCGACCCAACGGCGAGGTTGGCAAATGGCTCGTTCCAGAAGTTGGTCTAAATTAACCGAGCCCAGGCGACTCCTGGAGCAATGGGTTTCCCGAGCCGGAGTTGAGCTGCTTGGTGTGAACAGAGTGCCACATGATCTATGGGATCAAGGAAGTTTGCCTGCCGCAACGCTCTTGGATCAAATCACGATTTTACTCGCCGGTTTTGATCTGTCCGTGAGTCTCAATCGTGATGGCTCGGGGCGCATCGTGAAGATTCCAAGTGAGGTAGCGGTCGAGCACCCGTACCGTTTAACTCCATCGCAACGGAATCGTCTGCAGGAGTTGCAAGAACTGGTTGGTCTAGAATCATTGGAACTGAATGGGATGCAGTTGCTCGTGAATGGAACCACGGAGGCCCACCGTAAAATAAAGCGATGGCTTTCCGGTCAGCGTTCCGCGACTGCAGATCAAGCACTTGTTCAGCGTCGCTATTCGCTAACGGTCGAAAATCAACCACTCGAGGGTGTCCTGCGGTCGCTTTGCCAGCAACTGGGGTTCCGCCTGAATCTTGAGGGGATTCCCCAGGAAAAGCGTGGCCAATTGATTAGCTTTCGCGTTCAAAATGCGACGGAGTCTGAGTTGCTCACGTCGACCGTTTCCCCAGCCGGACTCAGCTATCGGCGCGAGGGCGATCAGCTGCGCATTACACAACCGTAACTTTCGCAGTGAACCGTGGGTCCAAAATGGCCACCGGCACTCTCGGCGTTGCGCCATTGGAGCTTGCTGTTAAGCCAGCGCTTTTTCAAGCGCTTCTTGGATTCCGGACGCAATTTTGCCTTTGAACATCATGGCGGCAAATGGCAATTCGCCTTTGAACAAGACTTTGTCTTCTTCGACTGTCATTGTTCCTTCGATTTTAATTCCAAAGGTGGAGAATGAAAAAGTGAGGACATTGTCGGCCCAACTGCCTTGCATGTCGCTGATTTGGTCTTTGTATTTGCGTTCCATCGTCTCCAGAAATGACGCCATTCGTTCTTGAGCAGCTGCCTGACCTAACGAATGGGGAACCTCTACGTTGAACGAAGGCATGGATGACCTCTGTCGATTTTCTTTGAAAAATCCAATATTTTAGGTGCTCAGAAGAACCTGTTCCTGCTGAGGTTAGGTTTCAGAGTGTAACAAAAGCTTGGGTTGTCGTTTAGTCGAGCTTGAGCGGGTGGTTTTTGTCGGTAAAGGACATGATATGCGATTTCAGCGGGGTGGTTGGGTGGTCGGTAGCTTGGTGATGCTGGGCCTTTTGGCCGCCGTCTGGGCCTTTTGGCCTTATCGACTCCCACACCCGGACGTTTGTGATCAGGACCAACTCTATCGTTGGATGGCTTTGCGAGATTTGAGTGAGGAGCCACGGGATATCCAAATCTCGTTGGTTGGACGTTTTCAAGATTTGATGGAAGAGCAGCGATTGGGTGAGAGTGTTGAAATTGATCCTCGATACGAATCACGTGTGACTGCGAATCGTAAGGTGTTGCAGGATCTCTGGTTTCAGGATGCGATCGAGCAATTCAATCTGTTGCCGGTGAATCAACGGGCTGAGTTTTTGGATCGTCAAATTGGGACGATTCAGGGCTGGCGAGCCATGTCTGGCAATTCGGATTGGCACGAGGGTTCCCATGCGATTGGAACGCAATTGAACGTTTGGCTCGTGTCGGAAGATGAAACGGCTCGCGTGGTTTCAACTTTAGCCGCTGGCTTTCTGCGCTGGCTTGCTACCCACGACTTGAGCGACGTGTCACTGCAGTCCCGCGAACAAGTGGTGGGCATGTTAGCTGATGCACTTGAAACAAGGGAATTGAATTCGGTTTCTGAATCGTTACCGGGGCAACTTTCCACGGTGCTACCAGAAGATACGGATTTATTGACAGCCAATGGCGAGCTCCTTCTTGAAGCTTGGTACTATCTTCAGGCACGGCGGCACTGGGCTTTGCCGGTCGATGCTCGTGCCGATTTCGTTGTTGAGCAGGTCAACCGAGTGAAAACGTCTCCCCTGATTCCCCTGCTCATGGCTTCAGACTCAACGGATTCTGTCACGAATCAGAATCCGTTATTTGCGGCGATGAAGATGTTGCAAACCGTCGATCGGTGGATCCAGCGAGCAGATGCTACGGATCACGAAATGTTGTCACAATTCAAGCTGGCTGTTCAGCAACAACTGCTCAAATCACGCTTCCCATGGATGAAACTCCAGCCCTGACCGATGTTTGATACATGGGAGTGTCCACGGTTTAGTCGTTTGCTGTCAACAAACCGAGCACCCCTGCGCCTTCTTCGTGATGTTTTAGATTGTCTTCGTAAGTGTGTCGATCAGACGGGTGCCACAATGGCAATCCGTCCTGTATACGGCGCGCCAGAATTTCAAGTTTTTCATCACTTCCCGGCAACGCGTCAGTCGCTCGAAAGTCTCGTTCCGGCATCGTTTCGGGTTCGAAGGTCCAGTCACCAGATTGAATTGCTTGGAGTACGGACTTTGGCACTTCCTGCTCCTCCACGAAATGGCTGTATGCAACTCAGTCGCATGTCAATCAGAAGCCTCCGTGCGAACAATTCCCCTCCTCGAATTTCACGCCACCAGTATTGGAGTCTGAGTAGCCGCTGTCAACATTTATCCGTAGCTTGAAAATATTTCCTGAATCTTCCGTGAATTGGGTTGCAATCGTCTCAAGTTGTCCGTTTGAAATTCGAATCTTCTGGATTCGTCAAACTGCTTGTGACGAACAGATCTCACAGAGCTTACTTACGAAGTCTGCATCGATGTTCTGGGTGCGATCGCCGCGGCAGGCGGCGGATCGAACGGCCATCACTGTTGGACTTAGTGGTTGCAGTTGCCGCATGGCTGACTGATCGAGTGATCCGGCAACTACCATGATTTTGTTAGCCCGTCGTCCCCGCTCGATCCACCGAAAAATCTCAGACTCGGAGAGGTGGGCTAACAAGTTTCCCCGGCTTTTGTCGAAAGTGTCGATCAGGAATGCGGAACAGCCCAGTTCGAGCCCAGCCTGGAATACGTCGTCAATTCTTGGTGACCTGGCGAGCTGCCAGTCAGCGTAGGCGACCGCAACTGAATCGACGTGTGGGTGCAGTGCTTGATGTTTTTTTTGTAAGCGTTGTTGCCAATCCTTGACATTCAAGCAGCCCGCCAAGCCTACCTTGGCAAAATCAGTTCGTGCGGGAACCTCTTCTGCGGCAAGTGCTTGATCGTCGAGTAATTCGCCCAAAGCAACGCTGACTTTATGGTGGGGCTTGGCCGCTGCCACAATCGTACGCAGGACATCGATTGACGCGGCACCCAACGATCCGTGTTCGGGCTCTTTGACGTCGATGAAACGAATTCCGGCTTGGTCTGCGATGTTGAATTCAGTAGGGGATCGTACGCTAATCAGCAGTTCTGTCATGCTTTGGTTGTTTTTCTGGCTCTCTTAATCGCCGCTAAATTCGAATTCATTTGAGTCACTACTTCTCGGTTCAAGGGCTCCGTCCAGGTTCCCCGCACAATAATGTAGCCGTCAGCCCATTTGCCCAAGGATTGGTTGACAGAACGTTGGTGCCACTCGGTGGCACGCTCCGCGAGCCGGACAACTACCGTGACGCTGTTTACATCCTGCTGCAGCGAGAGTGGAATCATGCTCGGACCTTCTCCCAAAAAAAAGCACTCGACTGCATCGAGTGGTACCCGGATTGCTTTGACGTTTTTCAAGTAAACGAGCAATTCATCCGGTTCGTAGCAAATACGAGGTAAACATGTCCACCAGATCTGTTTTGCCAATAAGAAAGTTCCGCCCAGTAGGAGGCACCACGCGAAGATCGCTATAATTAGCCTCAGCGTTCCCGGTCCTGGTTGGCTGGTCATCAAGAGGAACAGTCCAGCTAAACTCGGGAGAGCGGCGAGGATTGTCAGTGCGATGGAAGCTCGACGGTTGTTTCGTAGTAGTACTTGGGCCATGGCGCAGGCCTTGGTCGGAGCGAGCGGGAAATAACTGAATCTTATATTTTAGCAAATCGCCTGCTTGTTACCGATGGGGCATGGCTCCATTTAGGTTGGTGACGATCAGCGAAATTTCGAGGGCAGGATCCGAGATGGCAAAAGAGTTTGTGCAAATTGAATGGTCAGCGGCAATCGAAGATGATTGTCGGCATTTGATCAGGTTGGCCGTTCGGGAAGATTTAGACCGCACCTTCGATTGGACGACGGTTGCACTGGTCCCGGAGCAAAGTCGTGGTGCTGCTCGGATGGTGAGTCGGCAGGCGGGTGTGGCTGCCGGTTGCCAAGTGGTGCCGATCATTATCGACGAGTTAAATGCGGAGCTAGAGTGGTTGCCCCTCGCCGCAGATGGCGATCGACTAAATCAAGGCGATGAAATTGGCTCGTTGAGGGGGTCCGTTCGTGATCTTTTGGTGGCCGAACGCCTCGTTTTGAATCTGGTGGGGCGATTGACCGGCATTGCGACGTTGACGTCGGATTACCTAGCAGCCATCGCCGGAACGGAGGCCAAAATCTACGATACGCGAAAAACAACGCCCGGCTACCGTAGATTGGAAAAATATGCCGTTCGATGTGGAGGTGGGAGGAATCATCGTGGAGGTCTCTATGAAGCCGTTTTGATCAAAGATAATCACTTGGATTTCGGATTAAGTGACCTTGGGCAGCCATTCACTGCTGCTCAAGCGGTGGTCGCAGCCCGCGAGTTCCTCCATGAAACACTCTCGAAGACGCAAGCCGAAGAGATGATTCTCGAGATCGAAGTTGATAATCTTGAACAACTCGATCAGGTGTTGCCAAAGGCGCCAGATATCGTGTTGCTGGACAACATGACTCCGTCGTCGTTGGCAAATGCCGTCTCGCGACGAAATCGGATCGCTCCTCAGGTACAACTCGAGGCGTCAGGAGGCGTTAATTTAAAGACCGTTCGGGAGATAGCAGACAGCGGGGTCGATCGTATCAGTGTGGGAGCGTTGACCCATTCGGCCGCCTCGCTGGATATCGGAATGGATTGGCAATGTTGACGCGAGAAGAACTGACTTAAGTAATCAAATTCTGGGGCTGTCCGGCGACGAACGCGGAGATGTTGTCCACGGTGATTTGCATCAGGCGACGACGCGCTTCGAGCGTCGCCCAAGCCTGATGGGGTGTGATGAAACAATTCTTCGCTGAAAGTAGGGGATTGTCTGCGGTGATGGGTTCACGAGAGACTACATCGAGACCTGCGGCCGCGATCAGTCCATTATTCAATGCGTCGGCCACGTCAGCCTCAACAATCAAATCGCCGCGTCCCGCATTGATCAAGACCAACGATGATTTGCATTGGACCAGTAAATTACGGTTCACAAGCCCCTTGGTCTGATCGGTGAGCGGACAATTCAAACTGATGATATCGGCGCGCCGAGTTAGCGTCTCGATGTCGGTCCACTCGAATGGTGAGTAACTCGGGCGATCTTTTTGACTGCGCGAATTCGCCAACACTTGCATGCCAAACGCGTGTGCCAATTGGCCAACTGCACGGCCGATGCGACCGAATCCGACGATACCGATGCTCTTGCCCGTTAGTTCGGTGAGAGGCTGCTTCCAAAAACTGAAATCTTGCCGCGCTGACCATTCGCCCGCTCGCACGGCTGTGTCATGGATGTCGACTCGATGCATAATGTGAAGTATTAAAGCGAATATGTGTTGTGCCACCGAATCCGTACCGTATACCGGCACATTCGACGCTGAGATCCCCAGTTCACGCGCCATGTTGGTGTCGACGCAGTCGTGACCGGTGGCGGTAACCGTGATGAATTTTAGCTCCGGCAATGCTTTCAACAGGCGCTCGTCCAGGCGAACTTTGTTGGTCACCAGCACTTGGGCCCCCCGACAGCGATCAAGTAACTCGGCCTCGGAGCTTCGATCGTGGACCGTGACCTCCCCGAGAGTCTCGAGCCCTGTCCATGGATTGTCGCCCGGATTCAGAGTTGAGCCGTCAAGTACGACGATTTTCACGGTCTTTTCCTCTCGTTAACACTGCTGCGAAATCGTATTCAGAATCGTAACTAGATTAACCCACTTCTGGGTTCAGGCCCATGGCGTGACCGGTTGCGACCCGCTGTTTTTCAGGCGGAATTTGGTTTGTTGATAAAAAAAAACTGCTTTATATGAAAAAACTTCAAAAATCGCGCCCTTTCGCTTACACTAACCTCCAATCACTTAAAGCCATGCCGGTTAGGGAGACTTCGTGAGACCGTTGGGAGCTTGCCGTGCAAATTACGGATGTACAAGTCAATCTGTGCGAGGGTAGCGAAGATCGCCTTCGGGCCTACTGCGCTATCGTGATCGATAACGAATTTGTGGTGCACAATATTCGAATTATCGAAAAATCAAATGGATTGCTGATTGCGATGCCGAGTCGTAAGCTGACGCTCAAGTGCCCATCGTGTCGGATGAAAAATCCAGTGGACGCCAAGTTCTGCATGACGTGCGGCGATGCGTGTGATCGGGAAGAAGCTGATCGCCAAGCAGAGGCGAAAATTCATTTTGATATCGCCCATCCCATCAATCCAGTTTGTCGCCAAATGATTGAATCGGCCGTCTTGGAGGCTTACCGAAAAGCTCGTGGCTCGATGGTGGAGAAAGTGGGTTAGCGAGTTGATGCTGTGAGGCGAGTGGTTTTTGGGGGATTTCTGCCTTTCGTATTGCTGGCAAGCGATTTTTAATTCCCCAATTTGTTTCGGCTTCCGATATTTCGGGTGGAGATTGGGACCACTCGATGGATGTTCTATCCAAAATGACTCCGTCAGTGAACGGTCGGTGGGCTGGGTGCGTCCAACTAAAGTCTTGCCGGATTGAATGGTGTGCGGGGGATCGTTCCCGATGCGCGGGCTCGCAGTAGTGGTCGAAGGCGGTCGATAACCTCTTGTGTTTGACGGTTTGAATGTATCGCCAAATTGTCAAATTCGAATGGATCGTTTTGGTGATCGTAAAGCTCGACCCCTGATTTCCCTTCTGCCCATTCGGTAAATCTCCAACGTGTTGTGCGGATCGTGCAACCCATTACGGGTTGGTGGAGACGATCATCGGCAGGCCGCAGGATCTGGGTCACAGCCAAACCGCTCCAGTTGGCCGCGGGGTTCGTGAGCAGCGGGGAAAGATCTTGTCCAGCGAGTGCTGTCGGCGTTGGGACTTTCGCGAGCTTCGTCAGTGTTGGATAGATATCTACGAATTCCACAATTCCTTGCGCTGATCGGCCGTTCCCCTGCGCACTCGGGTGGCGAATGATCAAGGGCGCACGAGCTGACTGTTCAAATAGGGTTCGTTTTTGCCAGATGCCGTTGTGTTCACCCAAATGGTAACCATGGTCGCTCCAGAGAACGACGATCGTATTCTCGGCCAGTTCAAACCGGTCGAGAGCGTCGAGTAGACGCCCCACTTGGGCATCAATAAATGAGACGCTTGCGTAATAAGCTTGTCGGGCGGAACGCAACACATTGCGTTTGAGATTGTAATTCGGGATTGGGCAATTGTGGGCGAACGCTGCTACGGGGATGTCCCCACGATCGTTGGCTGGTGCGTAAGGCAGTCGCATCGTGATGAGTGGATAGAGCTGGAAATATTTTTTTGGAGCAACAAAGGGTGTGTGAGGACGAAAAAAACCAACGCCCAAGAAAAAGGGACGCTTGCCTGAATTTGCCATCCAGCGAATTGCTTCACTGGCAATCATACCGTCCGTCTGTTCTTCATCCGTTCCCTCGGCGGCTAACCAACTCAAGGCGCCACTGATCTTTCGATGGGGCTCTGCGTTGAAAACGAGTCTTTCGTCGGACTTGTCTCGCCCTCGTGGGTTGAGGGTCTGATCCCAGGAAGGAGGATCATCAAATCCATTGGTTCCAATGGCTGCTGGAACATTGTAGTGGTAGATCTTGCCGACGCGCGCGGTGGTATAGCCGCTCGATCGGAAGGCTTGAGGCAAAGTGACGACCTGGGGGAGTTCGTCACGGAAGTGTCGGTCGAGATCGTACACTTTGATCTGGTCGGGACGGAGCCCCGTCATCACAGATGCTCGACTCGGGTTACAGAGAGGGATTTGATTGTAGGCTCGCTCGAATTTCACGCCCGTTGCAGCCAGGCGGTCGATGTGGGGTGTCTTTGCCGTGCTGTCGCCATAGCAGCCCAAGCTGCATGCTAGATCGTCAACGGCGATGAACAAAACATTGGGGGGCTTTGACTCGTCGGCCAGCGATGCGGAGCCAAGCAAGATGGCAACGCAAAATGGAGAAAGCCAAAGCTGTTTTCGCTTTTTTGTGGAGCGGCTTCGAATCACTTGACCAATATTCCTGAATCGGGGTTCTGCGGAGATCGGGGTTCTGCGGAGATTCGCATTCTCGCTTCTGGCTGGTCAATTCGCAAATTGTCTCAATTCGAGAGTCTTGCGAGAACACCGGTTTGCTAGATAAAGTGTCCGGTAAGGTTCGGAAGCTTATTCGGGGAGTTGTTACCGTCATGCGAGTTTGTCTTTTATTGGTCTTTTCGCTCTGCTGCGGTTGTAGCCGCCATGTGGCCGTGGAGGAAATCTCGGTCGACAAGCGGAAGAAACCGAACGATCTGCCGGTATTTGTCGCCCGTGATACGGATTGGCCCAGCTGGCGCGGCCCTCTGCAAAATGGGATATCTGTCTCACCGCCGGCACCCACCTCCTGGAGTGATTCGACCAATGTTTCCTGGAAAAGCCAGGTTCCCGGGCGTGGACATGGTTCACCGGTGATTGTCGGATCGCATGTCTATGTTGCCAGTGCCATTGATGCGCAACAGCAGCAGTTGGTGATGGCATTTAATCGGAAGACGGGAGCAGAAGTTTGGCGGACGATAGTCCATCAAGGCCCGTTGACGAAATCAGGTAAGATGCATCCGAAGGGGACGCATGCAAACGGAACGGTTGCCTGTGACGACCAGCACATGTTTGTAGCATTCCTGACCGAGAATTCGATCGTGGTTTCGGCATTGGATTTTGACGGCCAACTGATTTGGCAAAAGAAACTCGGTGCCTTCAATTCGAAGTTCGGATACGCCCCCTCCCCCGTTGTCTATAAGTCGTTCGTCATTTTTGCTGCCGACAATCAGGGTGGCGGCTATTTGGCAGCGCTTGATCGTCGAACCGGAGAGATCGTCTGGCGAAAAGCCCGATCGAACCACAGCAGTTACTCGTCGCCCGTCGTGGCGACTGTCGATGGCAAAGAGCAACTCTTGATCAGTGGGAGTCATCAGGTGAGCAGCTACGATCCTGGAAGCGGTGAGCTGATTTGGTCGTGTGAAGGTACGACGGAAGCGACTTGTGGCACCGTGGTCTGGAACGAGTCAACGGTGTTTGCCAGTGGAGGATATCCCGATTCTCAAACGTTGGC
Proteins encoded in this window:
- a CDS encoding PQQ-binding-like beta-propeller repeat protein; this encodes MRVCLLLVFSLCCGCSRHVAVEEISVDKRKKPNDLPVFVARDTDWPSWRGPLQNGISVSPPAPTSWSDSTNVSWKSQVPGRGHGSPVIVGSHVYVASAIDAQQQQLVMAFNRKTGAEVWRTIVHQGPLTKSGKMHPKGTHANGTVACDDQHMFVAFLTENSIVVSALDFDGQLIWQKKLGAFNSKFGYAPSPVVYKSFVIFAADNQGGGYLAALDRRTGEIVWRKARSNHSSYSSPVVATVDGKEQLLISGSHQVSSYDPGSGELIWSCEGTTEATCGTVVWNESTVFASGGYPDSQTLAVRADGSGQIEWSNSVRCYETSMLLVGDELYAVTDNGIAYCWDAKSGVVNWKKRLGGNFSASPVYCDGEIYAANLRGETFVFRANKNLYQMTAMNVLGSDAYASPAICDGQIFMRVGSEEEGHRQEWLYCLGGPPLSNSKRANHGGN